TCGCGTCACCAGCGGTGCATAGTTGAACTGATGCTGTAACTGCCACCATGCCGTGATGCCAACTTGCGAGTTAAACACGTTCCAGCCACTCTCGGCGCCATACTCGTCCAAGTCGTCGTCATCGAGCCCGAAGACGTCATAAAAAACGAACCTCAGGTGCAAGTCATACGTTCCGGTCATTGGATTGTAGAGATAGCTGGTCGCGTAAACGAGCGCATACTGCACGCCGTTGATCATCAAACCGAGCCCGGTGGCAAAGTCTTCCGTCCCCCAGAATTTGTCTCCCTTGTTGAAAGCCAAGATTCCCAGGTCGCCGATGAACGGAATCGCGTTGATGTCCCAGTTCGCTTGTTTGAGGGCTTGATGAAGTCGTACGCGGGTGGTGTTCACACCGGGCGTGCCAGGCGCGGAAAGCACAAGACTCGAAAACGATTTGAAGTTGGGATGCTTGGCGATCGACTCGTTCATGTCGTCGTCTTCGAATAGCCGTACGGTATGCCGCTTCATCAGAAAGGCATCCATTAACCGCTTGGCCATTCCGGTATCGTCATCCGGCGCGAAGACCTCGATCAAGCGAGCACACTTCTTTCGTAAGTCGCTCTCCTCGGTTCCGACCGATTGGCTCTTGCGTTGGCCGCCACGGGTACCGAAACGAATGTCTTGTCCGAACATCAGTTCACCATCCGGCAAACCAGGCTCTTCTACGGGGAAGCCAACCATCGGGGTCAGATAGGTGTCCGTGGCTTGCGCGACGAATCGTTCCTTCCAGAGCATGATGAATTCGTACGGCGGAGAATTCACACCTGCCCCATCGATCGAAGCTTTGCTCCCATCGCCCACGCCTAACGGACCAGGCGTGAAGAAAGGTGCCTGAGGATTATCGGGCGACCCCGTCGTCCCCCGCGACCCGAGAATCTTCTGGTCGCCACCCCGAAATGTAGGTCCAGCCATTTGCATCCCCTGAGAAGCTTCAAAATCAATGACTTCCGCATCACCCACTACTCATCAAGAGGATAGGTTATTACGGACGGGAAGAGCAACGGAAATAAAGGGAAAAGCATCCTCATGGGCCCTAAACTCTGAGGGCGAACTTTGACTCTCCCGGCAGCCAAACATGCCTCGGACAAAGATCAGACATTATTTCGACGCGGGTGTGACACCGACGAAGCAAAAATATTTTCTTCCTGTTTCAGGGCAACGGGTTAGCGTTGTCCCATCTCCAAAAAACAGTTGCGAAGTTGACACGCGATCAAGATAACCGACGGTCAACTTACTTTTGCTGATTGAGAAACTGACCGCAGTGGACTTTCTCGGCAGTTGCATGATTCGCAAACCCAATCACAATTCGCTCCTCCTTGCGTCAATGGATTACCCGATGATTTGCATTCCAATTACTGCAGAACATCTCAACGCCGCATTCGATGTTCCCCGGCAAATTGCTGGCGATCCACTCGCCCGACCTAGCGAGAAGCAACAAGCAGAACGGCTCTCGCAGAACGCGACTCGCGGCGATTGGAAGCGTGAAATCGCGAATAGGTTCGCTGCTCCAGCAAGCGCCAACACGAGTGACGCAAACGAATCCAATCCGCTACCCGTTGAGGGTTCCTTTGGTACTAGGCACACCGGGAGACCGAGGATCGTGCTCGACCGCCATTCGCAAGCTGCGAGCGGCGCACTTGAAGATGGCCTCGGCGATGTGATGGTTGTTACGTCCGTAATGGATGTTAACGTGGAAGTTGCACAACGCGTTGGCGGCCAGCGCCTGCCAAAAGTCTTCGACCAGTTCCGTATCGAATTCACCGATCTTCTCGGTGGTGAACGGCGCATTGAAAACCAAGAAGTAGCGTCCGCTCAAATCCCAAACGGTGCTGCACAAAGTCTCTTCCATTGGCAAAGTGAAGTGACCATAGCGTCGGATTCCCTTTTTGTCGCCAATCGCCTGGCGGATCGCCTGACCAATGCAGATACCAGTGTCTTCGACGGTGTGATGCTGATCGACATGCAAATCGCCGGAAACGTCGACGTTGAGATCAAAACAACCATGCCGCGTGAAGAGCTGCAGCATGTGATCGAAAAACCCGACACCAGTTGAACCGGAGAAATTACCGGAGCCGTCGAGATTCAGCTCGAGCTTGATTTGCGTTTCGGTCGTATCACGTTCGATTTTGGCGATGCGAGTCATGAAGCAGCAACTATGCGGAGTTTACGGATTCTGCTGGAAATACTGTTCGATCAGATCAAGACAAACGTCGGTCTGCCCGTCGGTACCAACCGAAATGCGAATACCCTCGACAATGCCAGGATACTGCATGTATCTGATCAACACGTGATTCTGCTTGAGGAATTCGTAAACAGGTTTGAGTTTGACGTTTGGTCGTGTCGCCCAGACGAAATTCGACTGCGAATCGGGTACCGTGAAACCCATTTCTCGCAAGCGTCCCGTCATGCGTCCCCGCGTCGCAACCACTTTCGCTTTGTTCTCGGCGACCCACTTTTGATCATCAATCGCAGCCAACGCTCCAGCCAAGGAAAGGGCATCGCAGTTGTAGCTGTCTTTGACCTTCATCAATTGTTCGATGATTTGCGGCTGGGCGACGATGAAACCAAAACGCAATCCAGCAAGGGCGTACGACTTGCTTAGCGTTCGGGCAACCATGATCTTTTCGTTCTCACGGACCAGATCAATGCAGTTGTCGTCGGCGAAATCGGCGTAGGCTTCGTCGATCAAGAGAGGACAAGGAAGCGAATCCGCGATCTCGCGCAGCTGCTGCTTCGGTACCACGGTACCACTCGGGCTATTCGGATTCGGAAGGAAGGCAAGTTTCAAATGATTACTGGCGGTACCAAACGATTGAGGCAGCGTCCAATCGTCGTTGAAGCGGATCTCTTCGCTGTCCGCCCCTTGGATTTCGGCCAGCGTCTTGTAAAGGATGTAGCTGGGAGTCGGCAATCGAAGCCACTGCCCTGCCCCGACAAACGCCCGAGTGAGGATCGTCAGAATATCGTCTGATCCGTTTCCACACATAATCCAATCAGGCTCGACCCCCAATACATCCGCAGCACGCATACGGAACGCGGTACCTACCGGATCAGGATATTTTTCGAGCCCTTGATCCAGCCGCTGACGAATCGCCTCGGCCACCTTCGGCGATGCGGGATAAGGATTCTCATTGGTGTTCAGTTTGATGAACTTCCCGCCTTGCGGTTGTTCGCCCGGTGTATAGCCGGCAATCGCTTCGATCTCGGGACGAAAGTAACCCATGGGTATTCCTAACCGTTCTCTGTTTCGGTGCGAATCGTCACGCTACGCTTATGAGCCGTCAGCCCCTCTTTATCGGCCAGCGTGGTGACAAGCGGGGCGATTTCTTTCAGCCCTGCTTCGGTGAAATGAAGGACGCTTCGTGAACGCAAAAAGTCGTTTGCCGACAAACCGCTGGCCCAGTGGGCCGTCGCCCCGGTTGGCAAGACATGCGAAGGCCCGGCCGCGTAGTCACCAACTGCCACAGGAGTAAAGTTCCCCAGGAAAGTTGCTCCCGCAGTCAAGATCTTCTCGGCGGTTGCTTCGCTGTCTTTCGTGGCAATGTGCAAATGCTCAGGGGCCAAATCGGTCGCAATCCGACAGGCTTCGTCTTCGTCGCGCGTCAAAATGACCGCCCCAAAGTCGATCAGACTTTGTACCGTTAAGTCGCATCTCTCGAGCACGGCCACCTGCTTTTCGAGTTCGGTCAGTGCGGCGTCGATCAACGCTTCGTCCCAAGAGATAAGGACGCTGCTACCTGGAGAATGTTCGGCCTGAGCCAACATGTCGGCAGCAATGTATTGCGGTGTGGCAGTGGTATCGGCGACAACAACCACTTCGCTTGGCCCGGCGATCGAATCGATATCGACGTCGCCGAACACATGTTTCTTCGCCAGAGCTACAAACAAGTTGCCTGGGCCAACAATCTTCTGAACTTGCGGAATTCCTTCCACCCCGTATGCCAAAGCGGCAACCCCTTGAGCACCGCCAACGCGATAGACCTCTTTCACGCCGATTTCGACACAGGTTGCCAGCAAATCGAGGTTGTAACTCCCAAACGGTGTTGGCGGCGCGATCACGACAAGTTCTTCCACTCCGGCAGCCAACGCCGGAACGGCCGTCATCAGGACCGTCGAGGGATAGGCGGCCGCTCCGCCGGGGACACAAATTCCAACACGTTTCAAAGGAGCATAGCGTTGACGAAGCTTTCCGCCATGCTCGATTGGAACCTCAACATCTTTGTGCAGGATTGCCGTTTGAAACCGGAGGATGTTTTCCCGAATTGCCCGGATTGTCTCGAGAAACTTCGGATCGGCCGCTTCGTGGGCCAGACGCAACTCCTCGTCGGAGACTCGAATGGTCGAAGCATACAACTGCTTTCCGTCCAGCTTCTGACCATATTCGAGGACGGCTGCTAAGCCACGTCGTTCGACATCCGCACAAATCCGCTCGACAACTTGCTGCGGCGAAAGAGGTTCGCCGAATACTTCGATCGTTCGTCGTCGACCAGCTTCGCTGACCACATCCCCCTTGGGGCTCAGCTTGTTTCGTACTTGCTGCAGTTGCGACTCGACGTCGTCGTGCCGGGTATCGATCCGGGCGATTTTCGACTTCAGGTCCATTGCGTTCTCTGGGTAATCGTTAGGCGGCAACACAAACAAAAGGGGGAACCACCTATTTTGCTACGACCAGGCTATCGCGAAAAGGGGCTTCCAAGTGAGAACCGGTGGGCAAAAACGTTCACAACGACCTCATTTGCGAGGACTAGATGCGCAAAAAAGAACCCACCGAAGCGAATTCGGTGGGTTCTGCATAATGGGTTTAGGCTTGGATGAGACTTATTTGGTGACGTACGCCTCGCCCCCCGCTTTCGAGCCCATAGCCCCCCAAACACCGTAGGGACTTTGACCAGAAGTCACTGAGCCGGCGGAGAGATTACCGGTATTGATCGTATCGGTAACGAATGTGACCGAGCCATCACAGAACAATCCCATTACGCCCCCTGGATGGTTGCTGGTGGGTGACATGATGGTGTGCTGGCCGTCACCGTTGACATTGCCGCCATCGATACAGGAAGGCGCGTTCGGTGGCAAAACCGTAGTGAAGCCAACCTTTTCAATCTGTCCATCGGTCCAACGCCAGCCGGTTCGACCCTTCAAAGAACTCGTATTGTTGTAGTACTTACCACTGACCGAAGCGACACACTGACCTGGATTACTCGAAAGTCCGGAAAAGCCCGTGGCTGTGCCAGCCTTCGGCTCGATATTTCCTTTCTGGCTACCCAACGAGTAATTCGTAATCAAACGCTCGCTCATCGCGATCGTGTTGCTACTTCCGTCAGTAATGTCCTTGAATCCAACACCTTCACGGTTCTGGAAAACGCCACGGAGGTTCGTGGAATCTCG
The Blastopirellula marina genome window above contains:
- the hisC gene encoding histidinol-phosphate transaminase; its protein translation is MGYFRPEIEAIAGYTPGEQPQGGKFIKLNTNENPYPASPKVAEAIRQRLDQGLEKYPDPVGTAFRMRAADVLGVEPDWIMCGNGSDDILTILTRAFVGAGQWLRLPTPSYILYKTLAEIQGADSEEIRFNDDWTLPQSFGTASNHLKLAFLPNPNSPSGTVVPKQQLREIADSLPCPLLIDEAYADFADDNCIDLVRENEKIMVARTLSKSYALAGLRFGFIVAQPQIIEQLMKVKDSYNCDALSLAGALAAIDDQKWVAENKAKVVATRGRMTGRLREMGFTVPDSQSNFVWATRPNVKLKPVYEFLKQNHVLIRYMQYPGIVEGIRISVGTDGQTDVCLDLIEQYFQQNP
- the hisD gene encoding histidinol dehydrogenase; its protein translation is MDLKSKIARIDTRHDDVESQLQQVRNKLSPKGDVVSEAGRRRTIEVFGEPLSPQQVVERICADVERRGLAAVLEYGQKLDGKQLYASTIRVSDEELRLAHEAADPKFLETIRAIRENILRFQTAILHKDVEVPIEHGGKLRQRYAPLKRVGICVPGGAAAYPSTVLMTAVPALAAGVEELVVIAPPTPFGSYNLDLLATCVEIGVKEVYRVGGAQGVAALAYGVEGIPQVQKIVGPGNLFVALAKKHVFGDVDIDSIAGPSEVVVVADTTATPQYIAADMLAQAEHSPGSSVLISWDEALIDAALTELEKQVAVLERCDLTVQSLIDFGAVILTRDEDEACRIATDLAPEHLHIATKDSEATAEKILTAGATFLGNFTPVAVGDYAAGPSHVLPTGATAHWASGLSANDFLRSRSVLHFTEAGLKEIAPLVTTLADKEGLTAHKRSVTIRTETENG
- the hisB gene encoding imidazoleglycerol-phosphate dehydratase HisB codes for the protein MTRIAKIERDTTETQIKLELNLDGSGNFSGSTGVGFFDHMLQLFTRHGCFDLNVDVSGDLHVDQHHTVEDTGICIGQAIRQAIGDKKGIRRYGHFTLPMEETLCSTVWDLSGRYFLVFNAPFTTEKIGEFDTELVEDFWQALAANALCNFHVNIHYGRNNHHIAEAIFKCAARSLRMAVEHDPRSPGVPSTKGTLNG
- a CDS encoding DUF1559 domain-containing protein, with the protein product MQVSPSRRGFTLVELLVVIAIIGVLIALLLPAVQQAREAARRMQCSNQLKQLGLALHNYHDTYGTFPPRKQGTNGPSDSARIAHNYGRASAFIALAPYYEQASMYNQIVAGDPSISYPPYGPAAWKGWAVWNTPPKMLLCPSGTAFNKQNNAVNYMFSVGDQINNNRDSTNLRGVFQNREGVGFKDITDGSSNTIAMSERLITNYSLGSQKGNIEPKAGTATGFSGLSSNPGQCVASVSGKYYNNTSSLKGRTGWRWTDGQIEKVGFTTVLPPNAPSCIDGGNVNGDGQHTIMSPTSNHPGGVMGLFCDGSVTFVTDTINTGNLSAGSVTSGQSPYGVWGAMGSKAGGEAYVTK